The following proteins are encoded in a genomic region of Triticum dicoccoides isolate Atlit2015 ecotype Zavitan chromosome 1B, WEW_v2.0, whole genome shotgun sequence:
- the LOC119348898 gene encoding putative UDP-rhamnose:rhamnosyltransferase 1, giving the protein MEMGAAPAGAGGLEVVVFPWLAFGHMIPFLELSKRLAARGHTVAFVSTPRNLARLPPVPAGHSARLRFVPLPLPAVEGLPEGAEATSDLPPDKVGLLKKAMDGLADPLAAFLAAGKRPDWIVHDFCHHWVPPIADQLKVASATFLIFQAAFLVFVGPRWANASHPRTEPEHFAEPPRWIPFQSTTFFLRHEAQWVTDAFRANASGVSDMDRWWQVLERSRLTIHRSCEELEPRMFGLLSDLFRKPAVPAGILLPGAPDDRDEGHRQSSSGDVARPQVLRWLDDQPSKSVIYVALGSEAPLTPENAHELALGLELAGVRFLWALRKPAGTTNGDELLLPAGFEERTRDRGVVCTGWVPQVEALAHCATGAFLTHCGWGSTIESLSFGIPLVMLPFVVDQPLIARAMAERGIGVEVARDVKDGSFDRDGVAVAVRRVMVEEQGKVLATNTKKLQEVLVDQGREEHYIDELEDYLRRYK; this is encoded by the coding sequence ATGGAAATGGGAGCAGCGCCTGCCGGCGCCGGCGGGCTGGAGGTGGTGGTTTTCCCGTGGCTGGCGTTCGGCCACATGATCCCGTTCCTGGAGCTCTCCAAGCGCCTCGCGGCCAGGGGCCACACCGTGGCCTTCGTGTCCACGCCCCGGAATCTCGCCAGGCTCCCGCCCGTGCCGGCCGGTCATTCCGCCCGCCTCCGGTTCGTGCCGCTGCCGCTACCGGCCGTGGAGGGGCTGCCGGAGGGCGCCGAGGCCACGTCTGACCTGCCGCCCGACAAGGTCGGACTCCTCAAGAAGGCCATGGACGGCCTCGCCGACCCACTCGCGGCATTCCTCGCCGCCGGAAAAAGGCCCGACTGGATCGTCCACGACTTCTGCCACCACTGGGTCCCGCCCATCGCCGACCAGCTCAAGGTGGCATCCGCCACGTTCCTCATCTTCCAGGCCGCCTTCTTGGTCTTCGTGGGGCCGCGGTGGGCAAACGCCTCACACCCGCGCACGGAGCCGGAGCACTTCGCCGAGCCACCCAGGTGGATTCCCTTCCAGTCCACCACCTTCTTCCTCCGGCACGAGGCCCAGTGGGTCACCGACGCCTTCCGTGCCAATGCATCTGGCGTGTCGGACATGGACCGCTGGTGGCAGGTCTTGGAGCGCAGCCGCCTCACCATACACCGGAGCTGTGAGGAATTGGAGCCCCGGATGTTCGGCCTCCTGTCCGATCTCTTTCGGAAGCCCGCCGTCCCCGCCGGGATCCTTCTACCGGGGGCGCCCGACGACCGTGACGAAGGCCACCGGCAGAGCAGCTCAGGCGACGTCGCCCGCCCACAGGTCCTGCGATGGCTCGACGACCAGCCTTCCAAGTCCGTCATCTATGTTGCGCTGGGAAGCGAGGCGCCGCTGACGCCAGAGAACGCCCATGAACTCGCGCTCGGCCTGGAGCTCGCCGGCGTGCGCTTCCTCTGGGCGCTACGCAAGCCGGCGGGCACCACCAACGGCGACGAGCTTCTCTTGCCGGCCGGGTTCGAGGAGCGGACGCGGGACCGCGGGGTGGTTTGCACGGGGTGGGTGCCGCAGGTGGAGGCGCTGGCGCACTGCGCCACGGGCGCGTTCTTGACGCACTGTGGCTGGGGCTCCACCATCGAGAGCCTCTCCTTCGGGATCCCGCTGGTGATGCTCCCGTTCGTCGTCGACCAGCCCTTGATCGCGCGGGCGATGGCAGAGAGAGGGATCGGCGTGGAGGTAGCGAGAGACGTGAAGGACGGTTCGTTTGACAGGGACGGCGTCGCGGTGGCGGTGCGGCGCGTCATGGTGGAGGAGCAGGGGAAGGTGTTGGCGACCAACACCAAGAAGCTGCAGGAGGTTCTAGTGGACCAGGGACGCGAGGAGCATTACATCGACGAGCTCGAGGATTATCTCAGACGCTACAAATAG